A part of Aegilops tauschii subsp. strangulata cultivar AL8/78 chromosome 2, Aet v6.0, whole genome shotgun sequence genomic DNA contains:
- the LOC109751679 gene encoding uncharacterized protein, protein MENRSYHGGIGSGSKNPPPSGKEGEYGGGYDRLDEEVEFRLPRGHRPVENLDTEGLEQASVDTRLAASNVGFRLLQKMGWKSGKGLGKNEQGILEPIKAGIRDAKLGVGKQEQDDFFTAEDNVQRKRLNVELEETEEHIKKREVTAEREQKIRSEVKEIQKTFFCNLCNKQYKLAYEFESHLSSYDHNHRKRFKEMKEMQSGGSGNRDDRQKREQQREEKELAKFAQLADAHRKQQKEKQEQPEISGEQATPKNMPTPGNQDQRRTLKFGFSKMTPSKAPVGNMSKKPKIATKVPSVFGNDSDEEA, encoded by the exons ATG GAGAATCGGTCTTACCACGGCGGCATCGGCAGCGGCAGCAAGAACCCGCCGCCCTCTGGGAAGGAGGGCGAGTACGGGGGAGGGTACGACCGGCTGGACGAGGAGGTGGAGTTCCGGCTGCCGAGGGGCCACCGGCCGGTGGAGAACCTGGACACGGAGGGGCTGGAGCAGGCCTCCGTCGACACGCGGCTCGCCGCCTCCAACGTCGGCTTCAGGCTGCTGCAGAAGATGGGATGGAAGTCCGGCAAGGGCCTCGGCAAGAACGAGCAAG GTATACTAGAGCCAATAAAAGCTGGTATCAGGGATGCAAAATTAGGAGTGGGGAAGCAAGAGCAGGATGACTTCTTCACAGCTGAGGACAATGTACAAAGAAAGAGATTAAATGTTGAACTTGAGGAGACTGAAGAGCATATTAAGAAGCGTGAG GTCACAGCAGAACGTGAGCAGAAAATCCGCAGTGAGGTTAAGGAGATACAGAAGACATTCTTTTGCAACCTATGTAATAAGCAGTACAAGCTGGCATATGAATTTGAGAGCCATCTAAGCTCATATGACCATAATCATAGGAAG AGGTTCAAGGAAATGAAAGAGATGCAAAGCGGCGGCAGTGGCAACCGTGATGATAGGCAGAAACGTGAGCAGCAGCGAGAAGAGAAGGAGCTGGCAAAATTTGCCCAACT GGCAGATGCTCATAGAAAACAGCAGAAAGAGAAACAAGAACAACCAGAGATCTCAGGAGAGCAAGCTACGCCAAAGAACATGCCTACCCCGGGCAATCAGGATCAGCGTCGAACGTTGAAATTTGGCTTCTCCAAAATGACCCCTTCCAAG GCACCTGTTGGCAACATGAGCAAGAAGCCAAAGATTGCCACGAAAGTCCCTTCCGTCTTCGGAAACGACAGCGACGAGGAGGCATGA
- the LOC109751701 gene encoding uncharacterized protein, with amino-acid sequence MALSALLLPSSTTTADTSDRRRGQQPQPPQQQQNHHSKRKKKPPSLPPPLSPAPRTPGRRHLAATGTPSRKSPALAAPTAGAKARLVAGKDHRQRRSGSKKAAAQKPARPASSWEQLKSLLSCRSATAAARVHDPAALARGPGAGGYWGTSLCSMRDVATVDGASSAASVVVDHRDTAPLNRSSRRAHHSSSSSAGGGGHPSSLRGLSGCYECRAINVEPVSRRYPRPRELCPCSQCGEVFTKADSLEQHQAVRHAVSELGPEDSGRNIVEIIFKSSWQKRDRPICHIDRILKVRNPPRTVARFEAYRDAVRARCRADAAGAGGATRAAADGNELLRFHPAALACELGADGSTSLCASCDDGDADGKSAAAACGVCAAIRHGFAPWAGAHPLGVRTTASSGRAHDVCGAEGPSAAAPGWRAMLVCRVIAGQVRRRDGDGEEGKEEAGPFDSVAGDDAGGAYGVLEELFVANPRAILPCFVVVYRVDVDAQ; translated from the exons ATGGCGCTCTCCGCGCTCCTCCTgccctcctccaccaccaccgccgACACCTCCGACCGCCGCCGCGGCCAGCAGCCGCAGCCGCCGCAGCAGCAGCAGAACCACCACAGCAAGCGCAAGAAGAAGCCGCCGTCGTTGCCGCCCCCGCTCTCCCCCGCGCCCAGGACTCCTGGCCGTCGCCATCTTGCCGCCACCGGGACGCCTTCCAGGAAGAgccccgccctcgccgcccccacCGCCGGCGCCAAGGCCAGGCTCGTGGCCGGCAAGGACCACCGTCAACGCCGCAGTGGCTCGAAGAAGGCGGCTGCGCAGAAGCCCGCGCGGCCGGCGTCGTCGTGGGAGCAGCTGAAGAGCCTGCTGAGCTGCCGGAGCGCCACGGCGGCCGCGCGCGTGCACGACCCGGCCGCACTGGCGCGGGGCCCCGGCGCCGGGGGGTACTGGGGGACGTCGCTCTGCTCCATGCGCGACGTGGCGACCGTCGACGGCGCCTCCTCCGCCGCGTCCGTCGTAGTCGACCACCGCGACACCGCCCCGCTCAACCGCTCCTCCCGCCGCGCCCACCACTCCTCGTCGTCGTCTGCTGGCGGCGGCGGGCACCCTTCCTCCCTCCGCGGCCTCTCCGGCTGCTACGAGTGCCGCGCCATCAACGTCGAGCCCGTCTCAAG GAGGTACCCTCGGCCGAGGGAGCTGTGCCCGTGCTCGCAGTGCGGCGAGGTGTTCACCAAGGCCGACAGCTTGGAGCAGCACCAAGCCGTCCGCCATGCCG TGTCGGAGCTGGGGCCGGAGGACTCCGGGCGGAACATCGTGGAGATCATCTTCAAGTCGAGCTGGCAGAAGCGGGACCGCCCCATCTGCCACATCGACCGCATCCTCAAGGTGCGCAACCCGCCGCGCACCGTCGCCCGCTTCGAGGCCTACCGCGACGCCGTGCGTGCCAGATGCCGCGCCGACGCCGCCGGTGCTGGTGGCGCCACGCGCGCTGCGGCCGACGGCAACGAGCTGCTCCGGTTCCATCCGGCAGCGCTGGCCTGCGAGCTCGGCGCCGACGGCTCCACCTCGCTGTGTGCGTCCTGTGACGATGGTGACGCCGACGGCAAATCGGCGGCCGCGGCGTGCGGGGTGTGCGCGGCTATCCGGCATGGGTTTGCGCCATGGGCCGGCGCGCACCCGCTGGGCGTGCGCACCACGGCGAGCAGCGGCCGCGCGCACGACGTCTGCGGTGCCGAGGGTCCGAGCGCGGCAGCACCGGGATGGCGGGCCATGCTGGTGTGCCGGGTGATCGCCGGGCAGGTGCGGCGGCGTGACGGGGACGGggaggaagggaaggaggaggcGGGGCCGTTCGACTCGGTGGCCGGCGACGACGCTGGCGGCGCGTACGGGGTGCTGGAGGAGCTGTTCGTGGCCAACCCCAGGGCCATCCTGCCGTGCTTCGTCGTGGTCTACCGCGTCGACGTCGACGCCCAGTGA
- the LOC109751677 gene encoding uncharacterized protein, whose protein sequence is MAQPPPPTAVIPREAWEGCSVLLDVNDGDRLAFFRLTPGATVKIGDKSCSLQPLLGRPFGSLFRVGPDGLLPCQDDGKPRDAGAAQDETRDNRSLVDNNTAQTLSSEDIEAMKREGASGDAIVEALIANSSTFGNKTVFSQEKYKLKKQKKYAPKVLLRRPSTRSICETYFKKYPARIGFMRVDTLSLLLSMANVGAYSDVLAVDMVGGLVVGAVAERLGGTGYVCSTYLGSAPSSIDIIRMYNLNSEMTSRIFQAPLSDLCSLKTSGDAPGSIQGDEPGVVPDESFQSSLEKPSDTEVSDGNAQSTTAQPIDIEAPEPATDEHLNQGDISMPDCKGSNGNSIAPKAPRAGKAPSPERMKYWGEHGFSSLIVAAPGHEVESVVADLLPLLSYSAPFAIYHQYLQPLATCMHSLQVSKMAIGLQITEPWLREYQVLPSRSHPHMQMNAFGGYILSGIRVHKPDPLGARVQEKSSGATESMLVSL, encoded by the exons ATggcgcagccgccgccgccgacggcgGTGATACCGCGGGAGGCGTGGGAGGGGTGCAGCGTGCTCCTCGACGTCAACGACGGCGACCGCCTCGCCTTCTTCCGCCTCACCCCCGGCGC GACGGTGAAGATAGGGGACAAGAGCTGCTCGCTGCAGCCGCTGCTCGGCCGCCCCTTCGGCTCCCTCTTCCGGGTCGGCCCCGACGGCCTCCTCCCCTGCCAAG ACGATGGTAAGCCGCGAGACGCCGGCGCCGCGCAGGATGAGACCAGGGACAATAGGTCCCTGGTCGACAACAACACCGCGCAGACGCTGTCCAGCGAGGACATAGAGGCGATGAAGCG GGAGGGTGCGAGCGGCGACGCGATCGTGGAGGCGTTGATAGCGAATAGCTCCACATTTGGAAATAAGACCGTGTTCTCACAA GAGAAATACAAGCtcaagaaacaaaagaaataTGCGCCTAAAGTGCTCTTGCGACGCCCCTCTACCCGAAG CATTTGTGAGACATATTTCAAGAAGTATCCAGCTCGAATAGG GTTTATGCGAGTTGATACGCTCTCGCTCTTGTTGTCAATGGCAAATGTTGGTGCATATTCAGATGTGCTTGCCGTTGATATGGTTGGGGGTTTAGTTGTTGGAGCTGTAGCTGAACGCTTAGGAG GTACAGGATATGTTTGTAGCACATATCTTGGATCAGCGCCCAGCTCCATAGACATAATAAGAATGTATAATTTGAACAGTGAGATGACCAGCAG GATTTTCCAGGCACCACTTAGCGACCTGTGCTCCTTGAAAACATCTGGCGATGCTCCTGGTAGCATTCAAGGTGATGAACCTGGTGTAGTACCAGACGAGAGTTTTCAGTCATCCCTGGAAAAACCATCTGATACAGAAGTATCAGATGGGAATGCGCAGTCAACGACAGCGCAGCCAATTGATATAGAGGCCCCTGAGCCTGCAACGGATGAGCACCTTAATCAAGGTGACATTTCTATGCCGG attgcaaaggaagtaatGGCAATTCAATAGCTCCCAAAGCGCCGAGAGCAGGAAAAGCACCCTCACCGGAGAGGATGAAATATTGGGGAGAACATGGCTTTAGCAG TTTGATTGTTGCTGCTCCGGGACATGAGGTGGAGAGTGTGGTTGCTGATTTGCTTCCACTCTTGTCTTATTCGGCCCCATTTGCCATTTATCACCAGTATCTTCAG CCTCTTGCGACTTGCATGCATAGTTTGCAAGTATCGAAAATGGCTATTGGGTTACAGATAACTGAACCCTGGCTTCGAGAGTATCAG GTCCTTCCATCGCGCAGCCACCCACACATGCAGATGAACGCATTTGGTGGGTATATCTTGAGCGGCATCCGGGTACACAAGCCAGACCCCTTGGGAGCACGAGTGCAAGAGAAGTCATCTGGCGCAACGGAGAGCATGCTTGTCTCGTTGTAA